A window from Piliocolobus tephrosceles isolate RC106 chromosome 11, ASM277652v3, whole genome shotgun sequence encodes these proteins:
- the LRRFIP1 gene encoding leucine-rich repeat flightless-interacting protein 1 isoform X1 produces MTSPAAAQSREIDCLSPEAQRLAEARLAAKRAARAEAREIRMKELERQQKEASDEDERMSVGSRGSLRVEDRPEKDFTEKGSRNMPGLSAATLASLGGTSSRRGSGDTSISIDTEASIREIKDSLAEVEEKYKKAMVSNAQLDNEKTNFMYQVDTLKDMLLELEEQLAESRRQYEEKNKEFEREKHAHSILQFQFAEVKEALKQREEMLEKHGIILNSEIATNGETSDTLNNFGYQGPSKMTKEELNALKSTGDGTLGRASEVEVKNEIVANVGKREILHNTEKEQHTEDTLKDCVDIEVFPAGENTEDQKSSEDTAPFLGTLAGATYEEQVQNQILESTSLPENTAQAESDEVMGAPDDRTRTPLEPSSCWNDLDGGNHTGNVGEAAATQVGEQAGTVASCPLGHGDDTVYHDDKCTVEVPQELETSTGHGLEKEFTNLEAAEPKEVPVQSTEVGRDHNEEEGEETVLRDEKPIKTEVPGSPAGTEINGQEATGPSTVDTQSESLDMKEPEEEKNDQQGEALDSSQKKTKNKKKKNKKKKCPVPVETLKDVKKELTYQNTDLSEIKEEEQVKSTDRKSAVEAQNEAPENPKQKIAAESSENADCPENPKIKLAGKLDQEGDDVKTAAEVVLADGDTLDFEDDTVQSLGPRAGGEELDDGVARDNAKTDGATQSSPAEPESEDADSCTLPENESPSQDVSDACEAESTESCGMSEHPSQTVRKALDSNSLENDDLSAPGGEPGDFNPESREDTRGGNEKGKSKEDCTMS; encoded by the exons GTAGAAGACAGACCAGAAAAAGATTTTACTGAGAAG GGGTCTCGTAATATGCCAGGCCTGTCTGCAGCCACGCTGGCCTCTCTGGGTGGGACTTCCTCTCGGAGAGGAAGCGGAGACACCTCCATCTCCATCGACACCGAGGCGTCCATCAGGGAAATCAAG GACTCTCTAGCGGAAGTTGAAGAGAAATATAAGAAGGCTATGGTTTCCAATGCTCAGCTAGACAATGAGAAGACAAACTTCATGTACCAGGTTGATACCCTCAAAGATATGTTGCTGGAGCTTGAAGAACAGCTGGCTGAATCTAGGCGGCAGTacgaagagaaaaacaaa GAATTTGAAAGGGAAAAACACGCCCACAGTATACTGCAGTTTCAGTTTGCGGAAGTCAAGGAGGCCCTGAAGCAAAGAGAGGAAATGCTCGAG AAACATGGAATAATCCTAAATTCAGAAATAGCTACCAATGGAGAGACTTCCGACACTCTCAATAATTTTGGATACCAAGGTCCTAGCAAGATGACGAAAGAAGAGTTAAATGCCCTCAAGTCGACAGGGGATGGGACCCTAG GAAGAGCCAGTGAAGTGGAGGTGAAAAATGAAATCGTGGcgaatgtggggaaaagagaaatcTTGCACAATACTGAGAAAGAACAACACACAGAGGACACACTGAAAGACTGTGTGGACATAGAGGTATTCCCTGCTGGTGAGAATACCGAGGACCAGAAATCCTCTGAAGACACTGCCCCATTCCTAGGAACCTTAGCAGGTGCTACATATGAGGAACAGGTTCAAAACCAAATTCTAGAGAGCACTTCTCTCCCTGAAAACACAGCACAGGCTGAGTCAGATGAGGTCATGGGTGCACCAGATGACAGGACCAGAACTCCCCTTGAGCCATCCAGCTGTTGGAATGACTTAGATGGCGGGAACCACACAGGGAATGTGGGAGAGGCAGCGGCGACTCAGGTTGGAGagcaggcaggcacagtggcctcATGTCCTTTAGGGCATGGTGATGACACAGTTTATCATGATGACAAATGTACAGTAGAGGTTCCCCAAGAGTTAGAGACAAGCACAGGGCATGGTTTAGAGAAAGAATTCACCAACCTGGAAGCAGCTGAGCCCAAGGAGGTTCCAGTGCAGAGTACAGAAGTAGGTAGGGATCACAACGAAGAAGAGGGTGAAGAAACAGTATTAAGGGATGAGAAACCAATCAAGACAGAAGTTCCTGGTTCTCCAGCAGGAACTGAGATCAATGGTCAGGAAGCGACAGGTCCAAGTACAGTAGACACTCAAAGTGAATCCTTAGATATGAAAGAgcctgaggaagaaaagaatgaccAACAGGGAGAGGCGTTGGACTCATCGCAGAAGAAgacaaagaacaagaaaaagaaaaacaagaagaaaaaatgccCAGTACCTGTAGAAACCCTTAAAGATGTTAAAAAAGAGTTAACTTATCAGAACACAGATTTAAGTGAAATTAAGGAAGAAGAGCAGGTAAAGTCTACTGACAGAAAGTCCGCAGTGGAAGCCCAAAACGAGGCGCCTGAAAATCCAAAACAGAAAATTGCGGCAGAAAGCAGTGAAAACGCTGATTGTCCGGAGAATCCTAAAATTAAGTTGGCTGGAAAACTTGACCAAGAAGGCGATGATGTAAAAACAGCAGCTGAGGTGGTACTAGCTGATGGAGACACATTAGATTTTGAGGATGACACAGTTCAATCATTAGGCCCGAGGGCTGGTGGTGAAGAGTTAGATGACGGTGTTGCAAGAGATAATGCTAAAACAGACGGTGCCACTCAGAGCAGTCCCGCAGAACCAGAGAGCGAAGACGCAGATAGCTGCACACTGCCCGAAAATGAAAGTCCCTCACAGGACGTTAGTGATGCCTGTgaagcagaaagtacagagagctGTGGGATGTCAGAACATCCGAGTCAGACCGTCAGGAAGGCTTTAGACAGCAATAGCCTAGAAAACGATGACTTGTCGGCACCGGGAGGAGAGCCGGGAGACTTCAATCCAGAAAGCAGAGAAGATACCAGAGGAGGGAATGAGAAGGGCAAAAGCAAAGAAGACTGTACCATGTCCTAA
- the LRRFIP1 gene encoding leucine-rich repeat flightless-interacting protein 1 isoform X2 → MKELERQQKEVEDRPEKDFTEKGSRNMPGLSAATLASLGGTSSRRGSGDTSISIDTEASIREIKDSLAEVEEKYKKAMVSNAQLDNEKTNFMYQVDTLKDMLLELEEQLAESRRQYEEKNKEFEREKHAHSILQFQFAEVKEALKQREEMLEKHGIILNSEIATNGETSDTLNNFGYQGPSKMTKEELNALKSTGDGTLGRASEVEVKNEIVANVGKREILHNTEKEQHTEDTLKDCVDIEVFPAGENTEDQKSSEDTAPFLGTLAGATYEEQVQNQILESTSLPENTAQAESDEVMGAPDDRTRTPLEPSSCWNDLDGGNHTGNVGEAAATQVGEQAGTVASCPLGHGDDTVYHDDKCTVEVPQELETSTGHGLEKEFTNLEAAEPKEVPVQSTEVGRDHNEEEGEETVLRDEKPIKTEVPGSPAGTEINGQEATGPSTVDTQSESLDMKEPEEEKNDQQGEALDSSQKKTKNKKKKNKKKKCPVPVETLKDVKKELTYQNTDLSEIKEEEQVKSTDRKSAVEAQNEAPENPKQKIAAESSENADCPENPKIKLAGKLDQEGDDVKTAAEVVLADGDTLDFEDDTVQSLGPRAGGEELDDGVARDNAKTDGATQSSPAEPESEDADSCTLPENESPSQDVSDACEAESTESCGMSEHPSQTVRKALDSNSLENDDLSAPGGEPGDFNPESREDTRGGNEKGKSKEDCTMS, encoded by the exons GTAGAAGACAGACCAGAAAAAGATTTTACTGAGAAG GGGTCTCGTAATATGCCAGGCCTGTCTGCAGCCACGCTGGCCTCTCTGGGTGGGACTTCCTCTCGGAGAGGAAGCGGAGACACCTCCATCTCCATCGACACCGAGGCGTCCATCAGGGAAATCAAG GACTCTCTAGCGGAAGTTGAAGAGAAATATAAGAAGGCTATGGTTTCCAATGCTCAGCTAGACAATGAGAAGACAAACTTCATGTACCAGGTTGATACCCTCAAAGATATGTTGCTGGAGCTTGAAGAACAGCTGGCTGAATCTAGGCGGCAGTacgaagagaaaaacaaa GAATTTGAAAGGGAAAAACACGCCCACAGTATACTGCAGTTTCAGTTTGCGGAAGTCAAGGAGGCCCTGAAGCAAAGAGAGGAAATGCTCGAG AAACATGGAATAATCCTAAATTCAGAAATAGCTACCAATGGAGAGACTTCCGACACTCTCAATAATTTTGGATACCAAGGTCCTAGCAAGATGACGAAAGAAGAGTTAAATGCCCTCAAGTCGACAGGGGATGGGACCCTAG GAAGAGCCAGTGAAGTGGAGGTGAAAAATGAAATCGTGGcgaatgtggggaaaagagaaatcTTGCACAATACTGAGAAAGAACAACACACAGAGGACACACTGAAAGACTGTGTGGACATAGAGGTATTCCCTGCTGGTGAGAATACCGAGGACCAGAAATCCTCTGAAGACACTGCCCCATTCCTAGGAACCTTAGCAGGTGCTACATATGAGGAACAGGTTCAAAACCAAATTCTAGAGAGCACTTCTCTCCCTGAAAACACAGCACAGGCTGAGTCAGATGAGGTCATGGGTGCACCAGATGACAGGACCAGAACTCCCCTTGAGCCATCCAGCTGTTGGAATGACTTAGATGGCGGGAACCACACAGGGAATGTGGGAGAGGCAGCGGCGACTCAGGTTGGAGagcaggcaggcacagtggcctcATGTCCTTTAGGGCATGGTGATGACACAGTTTATCATGATGACAAATGTACAGTAGAGGTTCCCCAAGAGTTAGAGACAAGCACAGGGCATGGTTTAGAGAAAGAATTCACCAACCTGGAAGCAGCTGAGCCCAAGGAGGTTCCAGTGCAGAGTACAGAAGTAGGTAGGGATCACAACGAAGAAGAGGGTGAAGAAACAGTATTAAGGGATGAGAAACCAATCAAGACAGAAGTTCCTGGTTCTCCAGCAGGAACTGAGATCAATGGTCAGGAAGCGACAGGTCCAAGTACAGTAGACACTCAAAGTGAATCCTTAGATATGAAAGAgcctgaggaagaaaagaatgaccAACAGGGAGAGGCGTTGGACTCATCGCAGAAGAAgacaaagaacaagaaaaagaaaaacaagaagaaaaaatgccCAGTACCTGTAGAAACCCTTAAAGATGTTAAAAAAGAGTTAACTTATCAGAACACAGATTTAAGTGAAATTAAGGAAGAAGAGCAGGTAAAGTCTACTGACAGAAAGTCCGCAGTGGAAGCCCAAAACGAGGCGCCTGAAAATCCAAAACAGAAAATTGCGGCAGAAAGCAGTGAAAACGCTGATTGTCCGGAGAATCCTAAAATTAAGTTGGCTGGAAAACTTGACCAAGAAGGCGATGATGTAAAAACAGCAGCTGAGGTGGTACTAGCTGATGGAGACACATTAGATTTTGAGGATGACACAGTTCAATCATTAGGCCCGAGGGCTGGTGGTGAAGAGTTAGATGACGGTGTTGCAAGAGATAATGCTAAAACAGACGGTGCCACTCAGAGCAGTCCCGCAGAACCAGAGAGCGAAGACGCAGATAGCTGCACACTGCCCGAAAATGAAAGTCCCTCACAGGACGTTAGTGATGCCTGTgaagcagaaagtacagagagctGTGGGATGTCAGAACATCCGAGTCAGACCGTCAGGAAGGCTTTAGACAGCAATAGCCTAGAAAACGATGACTTGTCGGCACCGGGAGGAGAGCCGGGAGACTTCAATCCAGAAAGCAGAGAAGATACCAGAGGAGGGAATGAGAAGGGCAAAAGCAAAGAAGACTGTACCATGTCCTAA